A stretch of the Psychroserpens sp. Hel_I_66 genome encodes the following:
- a CDS encoding DUF2141 domain-containing protein, with product MKTVFLTIALTIISTLGFAQDNKGQTITVTIENAKSDDGKIVASLNTKDTFMKAAPIQSASADIKDGKATLTFENVQPGDYAIMLLHDLNGNERMDFEANGMPKESYGMSNNPRSFGPPVYEDAKFTVGNENVDLSIRF from the coding sequence ATGAAAACTGTATTCTTAACAATCGCATTAACAATCATCTCAACTTTAGGATTTGCTCAAGACAACAAAGGGCAAACAATTACGGTAACCATTGAAAACGCAAAAAGTGACGATGGTAAAATAGTAGCTTCATTGAACACCAAAGACACGTTTATGAAAGCTGCTCCAATACAAAGTGCTTCGGCAGATATTAAAGACGGAAAAGCAACCTTGACCTTTGAGAACGTCCAACCTGGAGACTATGCTATTATGTTATTGCATGATTTAAACGGAAATGAAAGAATGGACTTTGAAGCTAACGGAATGCCAAAGGAATCTTACGGTATGTCTAACAACCCAAGAAGTTTTGGGCCTCCAGTATACGAAGATGCAAAGTTTACAGTTGGTAATGAGAATGTCGATTTATCAATTAGGTTTTAA
- a CDS encoding DUF4920 domain-containing protein has product MKQIVSIFMVVLVFFSCKEEKGENKDVAQAETKLEQQDIAYTSFGKKITADDALPANRMAVHYANMTVGDSIDAKMIAKVDEVCQAKGCWMKLDLPDGEQVMVKFKDYGFFMPKDISGEEVIINGKAYVNEVPVDEQRHYAEDGGATKEEIAKITEPKKTYSFLADGVLLKTK; this is encoded by the coding sequence ATGAAACAAATAGTATCAATTTTTATGGTTGTTTTAGTCTTTTTTTCTTGTAAAGAAGAGAAGGGTGAAAACAAAGATGTCGCACAGGCAGAAACCAAATTAGAACAACAGGATATCGCATATACCTCTTTTGGTAAAAAAATCACAGCAGATGATGCATTACCTGCAAACCGCATGGCAGTACATTATGCAAATATGACTGTAGGCGACTCGATAGATGCAAAAATGATTGCAAAAGTAGATGAGGTATGCCAAGCAAAAGGCTGCTGGATGAAGTTGGATTTGCCAGATGGAGAACAGGTTATGGTAAAGTTTAAGGATTACGGTTTTTTTATGCCAAAAGATATTTCTGGAGAAGAAGTGATCATCAACGGTAAGGCTTATGTAAATGAAGTACCAGTTGATGAGCAACGTCATTATGCAGAAGATGGTGGAGCTACCAAAGAAGAAATAGCTAAAATCACAGAGCCTAAAAAAACGTATTCATTTTTAGCAGATGGTGTTTTATTGAAGACCAAATAA
- the crcB gene encoding fluoride efflux transporter CrcB, with the protein MKQILLVFIGGGFGSVLRFFIGKFLNNPQNGIPYGTFAANIIGSLLIGVILGFAAKNDTLSSNQTLLLATGFCGGFTTFSTFAYENHVLLKSGDFMSFAIYTIASFVLGFLAVFFGMYLAK; encoded by the coding sequence ATGAAACAAATTTTACTTGTTTTTATAGGTGGCGGATTTGGAAGCGTATTACGTTTCTTTATCGGGAAATTTCTCAATAATCCTCAAAACGGAATTCCCTACGGAACATTCGCTGCTAACATTATTGGCAGTCTTTTAATAGGAGTCATTTTAGGCTTTGCTGCAAAAAACGATACCCTTTCATCTAATCAAACCTTACTTCTGGCAACTGGATTTTGTGGAGGATTTACCACCTTTTCAACCTTTGCCTATGAGAACCACGTGTTATTAAAATCGGGAGATTTTATGAGTTTTGCGATATATACCATTGCTAGTTTCGTTTTGGGATTTCTTGCGGTTTTCTTCGGAATGTACTTGGCGAAATAA
- a CDS encoding Dps family protein — MSLNSIGLDTKKTKSIAKDLNTLLANFQLYYQNLRGIHWNIRGKRFFDLHVKFEELYTNANLKVDAVAERILTLGETPLHTFDDYIKAAKVPVGKNISEDEKAVELIVESLSELLKLERQILDDSADANDEGTNAMMSDFITEQEKTVWMMKAWLGESV, encoded by the coding sequence ATGTCACTTAATAGTATAGGTCTAGATACCAAAAAAACAAAATCAATTGCTAAGGATTTAAACACACTTTTGGCAAATTTTCAATTATATTATCAAAACTTACGTGGTATCCACTGGAATATTAGAGGTAAGCGATTTTTTGATCTTCACGTTAAGTTTGAGGAACTTTACACAAATGCTAACTTAAAGGTAGATGCAGTTGCAGAACGAATTCTAACATTGGGCGAAACCCCTTTGCATACGTTTGATGATTATATCAAGGCAGCTAAAGTGCCTGTTGGGAAGAACATTTCCGAAGATGAAAAAGCTGTTGAGCTTATTGTAGAATCACTTTCAGAATTACTGAAACTTGAGCGTCAAATTCTTGACGATTCTGCAGATGCCAATGATGAAGGTACAAACGCAATGATGAGTGATTTTATCACCGAACAGGAAAAAACGGTTTGGATGATGAAGGCTTGGTTGGGAGAGAGTGTTTAA
- a CDS encoding class I SAM-dependent methyltransferase, with product MKSNKKPWPTKKAMDQVYEMHLWGKNGNPFYSGEGSHRSEIIDPYIKAVTSFLKSFEEPLVVCDLGCGDFNVGKHFVKFTKNYIAVDVVEELINYNKQNFKANNLEFQCLDLATDHLPAGDCAILRQVLQHLSNREVQHILDKLSNFKYVILTEHVPKGQFKANKDIISGQGTRLKKQSGLQILDAPFNFVAKSENTLSTVTLEDDKGIIVTTLFEIS from the coding sequence ATGAAATCGAACAAAAAACCTTGGCCAACAAAAAAGGCTATGGATCAAGTGTATGAAATGCATCTTTGGGGCAAGAATGGAAACCCCTTTTATTCGGGCGAAGGCTCGCATCGTTCTGAAATTATAGATCCATACATAAAAGCTGTCACCTCATTTTTAAAATCTTTTGAAGAACCATTAGTGGTTTGTGATTTGGGTTGTGGTGACTTTAATGTTGGTAAGCATTTTGTAAAATTCACCAAAAACTATATTGCAGTAGATGTTGTTGAAGAGTTAATAAATTATAACAAGCAAAATTTTAAGGCTAACAATTTAGAGTTTCAATGTTTGGATCTCGCAACAGATCATCTGCCAGCTGGAGATTGTGCGATTTTGAGACAAGTACTTCAGCATTTATCAAATAGAGAAGTACAGCATATTTTAGATAAACTCAGCAATTTTAAATATGTTATTCTTACTGAACATGTGCCCAAAGGTCAATTTAAAGCCAATAAAGATATCATTTCTGGACAAGGTACTAGACTGAAAAAACAAAGCGGATTACAGATATTGGATGCGCCTTTTAATTTTGTAGCTAAAAGTGAAAATACGTTATCGACCGTCACTTTAGAAGATGACAAAGGAATAATTGTGACAACGCTTTTTGAAATATCTTAA
- a CDS encoding LysR substrate-binding domain-containing protein, translating to MTITQLHYVLAIAEHKNFTKAAEKCFVTQPTLSTQVQKLEDELDIQIFDRSKKPIELTDVGRKIVQQAKNIVDESDRIQDIVDQQKGFIGGEFRIGIIPTVMPTLLPMFLKSFIKKFPKVKLKIEELTTEEIITRIMDGHLDAAIAATPLEHDAIKERVLYYEPFVGYIPQDHRLKDKKKIDVSDLDIDDMLLLEDGHCFRDGVINLCKAFKSHEDDAFQLESGSIETLIKLSNEGLGMTLLPYLNTLDLNDKMSERLHHFNEPSPAREVSIIYHKNELKMQIIDALHNVISGIIRGAIAFQNVEIISPLPK from the coding sequence ATGACTATTACACAATTACATTACGTTCTCGCCATTGCAGAACATAAGAACTTCACCAAAGCTGCGGAAAAATGTTTCGTTACACAACCCACATTAAGTACGCAAGTCCAGAAATTAGAAGACGAATTAGACATCCAGATTTTTGACAGGAGCAAAAAACCAATTGAGCTAACAGATGTAGGTCGAAAGATTGTACAACAAGCAAAAAACATTGTTGATGAGTCTGACCGTATCCAGGATATCGTAGACCAGCAAAAAGGTTTTATTGGTGGTGAATTTAGAATAGGGATTATCCCAACAGTCATGCCTACGCTTTTACCCATGTTTCTAAAATCGTTTATAAAGAAGTTTCCGAAGGTGAAATTGAAAATAGAAGAGTTAACTACGGAAGAAATCATAACCCGAATCATGGATGGCCACTTAGATGCTGCCATTGCTGCTACACCTTTAGAGCATGATGCTATAAAAGAGCGAGTGCTGTATTACGAACCTTTTGTTGGTTACATCCCACAAGACCATAGATTAAAGGACAAGAAAAAGATCGATGTCTCAGATCTTGATATTGATGACATGTTACTTTTAGAGGATGGCCATTGCTTTAGGGATGGTGTAATCAATCTCTGCAAAGCTTTTAAAAGTCATGAAGATGATGCGTTTCAATTAGAAAGTGGAAGTATAGAAACACTTATAAAACTCTCCAATGAAGGTTTGGGCATGACATTGTTACCTTATTTAAACACATTAGATCTAAACGATAAAATGAGCGAAAGACTCCATCATTTTAATGAGCCTTCTCCTGCAAGGGAAGTAAGTATTATTTACCACAAAAATGAACTCAAAATGCAGATTATTGATGCGCTGCACAATGTGATTTCCGGAATTATTAGAGGTGCTATTGCGTTTCAAAATGTTGAGATTATTAGTCCGTTGCCAAAATAA
- the mnmD gene encoding tRNA (5-methylaminomethyl-2-thiouridine)(34)-methyltransferase MnmD, whose product MQRKIITTADGSKTIQIEDWNEQYHSVHGAIQEANHVYIKHGLLFFSSEILAQQKHDISVLEIGFGTGLNAMLTLLKAEELNQPINYVGVEAFPISSEELKQLNYAQELDVSEEKFNQLHDCTWEERHQISEVFQLEKRQLYFDQISEENVFDVIYFDAFGARVQPELWTEAIFKIMYKALKPNGVLTTYAAIGHVRRTLIALGFEVERLDGPPGKRHMMRAIKR is encoded by the coding sequence TTGCAACGCAAAATAATTACCACAGCAGATGGCTCTAAAACCATTCAAATAGAAGATTGGAACGAGCAATACCATTCTGTTCATGGTGCCATACAAGAAGCAAATCATGTATATATAAAACATGGTTTGCTTTTTTTTTCTTCGGAAATTTTAGCCCAACAAAAACATGATATTTCTGTTTTAGAAATCGGTTTTGGTACTGGACTCAATGCTATGCTTACCTTGTTGAAAGCAGAAGAATTAAACCAACCCATTAATTATGTTGGCGTAGAGGCTTTCCCTATTTCTTCGGAAGAATTGAAACAACTCAACTACGCTCAGGAACTAGATGTTTCCGAAGAGAAATTCAATCAACTTCACGACTGCACTTGGGAGGAGCGCCATCAAATTTCCGAAGTATTTCAACTTGAAAAGCGACAATTGTACTTTGATCAAATTTCCGAAGAAAATGTATTTGACGTCATCTATTTTGATGCTTTTGGAGCGAGAGTACAACCTGAATTATGGACGGAAGCTATTTTTAAAATTATGTACAAAGCCCTAAAGCCAAATGGTGTGCTTACAACGTATGCTGCCATTGGTCATGTGCGACGTACGCTTATTGCTTTGGGCTTTGAAGTTGAGCGATTAGATGGACCTCCTGGTAAACGCCACATGATGAGAGCGATTAAACGTTAA
- a CDS encoding dipeptidyl-peptidase 3 family protein has translation MKLKHIGMLALVTGFMFSCGEDKKEDMAVSEKVEKTEDFDFNVEQFADIKILRYQIPGWENLTLKEQKLAYYLTQAGLSGRDIMWDQNYRHNLKIRKALETIYANYSGDKNTEDWKAFETYVKRVWFSNGIHHHYSNDKLKPEFSSEYLKTLLADTNATLEGEAFEVIFNDKDSKKVNLSKGVDNVLMSAVNFYGPDVTTADVESFYGKMKSPNPKKPLSYGLNSQLVKEDGQLKERVYKSGGLYGSAIDEIVKWLELAQGVAENKAQGDAIGLLIKYYTTGDLQTWDDYNVAWTAATEGNIDYINSFIEVYNDPAGYRGSYETIVQIKDFDMSEKMSVLSENAQWFEDNSSLLDEHKKDSVVGVTYKVVNVAGEAGDASPSTPIGVNLPNANWIRAAVGSKSVSLGNIIHAYNNAGSTGRLKEFVHDDEEYELEEKYGQVADKLHTALHEVIGHASGQLNPGVGETKETLKKYASTLEEGRADLVGLYYLYSPKLQELGLVDDWKSVGKAAYDGYIRNGLMTQLIRLNLGDDVEEAHMVNRQWVSAWAYEKGKADNVIEKVTRDGKTYFNINDYEKLHDLFGQLLRETQRIKSEGDYKAVEELVEGYGVKVDQAIHAEVLERNKQFTSAPYSGFVNPVLVAEKDDNGEITAINVTQPTTFEGQMLRYGKDYGFLPSEN, from the coding sequence ATGAAATTAAAACACATTGGTATGCTTGCATTGGTAACCGGTTTTATGTTCTCATGTGGTGAGGACAAAAAAGAGGATATGGCAGTGTCTGAAAAGGTTGAAAAAACTGAAGATTTTGACTTTAACGTAGAGCAATTTGCAGATATAAAAATACTGCGTTACCAAATTCCGGGATGGGAGAATTTAACGCTAAAAGAACAAAAATTAGCCTATTATCTTACACAAGCTGGCTTATCTGGTCGCGATATTATGTGGGATCAAAATTACAGACATAATCTAAAAATTAGAAAAGCCTTAGAGACTATTTATGCTAACTACAGTGGCGATAAAAATACAGAGGATTGGAAAGCTTTCGAAACCTACGTGAAACGCGTATGGTTCTCAAACGGTATTCACCACCATTACTCAAATGATAAATTGAAACCTGAATTTTCTTCGGAATATCTAAAAACGTTACTTGCAGACACAAACGCCACTCTAGAGGGAGAAGCTTTTGAAGTCATCTTCAATGACAAGGATTCTAAAAAAGTGAATCTTTCAAAAGGTGTTGACAACGTACTTATGTCTGCTGTGAATTTCTACGGTCCAGATGTGACTACTGCAGATGTTGAATCTTTCTACGGAAAAATGAAATCTCCAAATCCTAAAAAGCCATTGTCATACGGTCTAAATTCACAATTAGTGAAAGAAGACGGACAATTAAAAGAGCGTGTATATAAATCTGGAGGCTTATACGGAAGTGCCATTGACGAGATCGTAAAATGGCTAGAACTAGCTCAAGGTGTAGCAGAAAATAAAGCACAAGGTGATGCGATTGGATTATTGATCAAATATTATACAACAGGAGACTTACAAACCTGGGACGATTACAATGTAGCTTGGACAGCAGCAACAGAAGGCAATATCGATTACATTAACAGTTTTATTGAAGTCTATAACGATCCTGCTGGATACAGAGGTTCTTACGAGACAATCGTACAAATCAAGGATTTTGACATGTCAGAAAAAATGTCTGTATTATCTGAAAATGCACAATGGTTCGAAGATAATTCATCATTATTGGATGAGCACAAAAAAGATAGCGTCGTAGGTGTAACCTATAAAGTGGTTAATGTTGCAGGAGAAGCAGGAGATGCATCACCAAGTACACCAATTGGCGTAAACTTACCAAATGCAAACTGGATTCGTGCAGCAGTTGGTAGTAAGTCTGTATCATTAGGAAACATCATCCATGCATACAATAATGCAGGTAGTACAGGACGTTTAAAAGAATTTGTACACGATGACGAAGAATATGAGTTAGAGGAAAAATATGGTCAAGTAGCAGATAAATTACATACTGCACTTCACGAAGTAATCGGTCACGCGTCAGGGCAATTAAATCCTGGAGTTGGAGAAACAAAAGAAACACTCAAAAAATATGCATCTACTTTAGAAGAAGGTCGTGCAGATTTAGTTGGATTATACTATTTATATAGCCCTAAATTACAAGAATTAGGTTTGGTTGACGATTGGAAATCTGTTGGAAAAGCAGCTTACGATGGTTACATTAGAAACGGATTGATGACCCAGTTAATTAGACTAAATCTTGGTGATGACGTAGAAGAAGCGCACATGGTTAACAGGCAGTGGGTTTCAGCTTGGGCTTATGAAAAAGGAAAAGCAGATAACGTCATCGAAAAAGTAACTCGTGACGGTAAAACGTATTTTAACATCAACGATTATGAGAAACTACATGACCTTTTCGGGCAGTTATTAAGAGAGACACAACGTATCAAATCTGAAGGTGATTACAAAGCAGTCGAAGAACTGGTTGAGGGTTACGGTGTAAAAGTAGACCAAGCTATCCATGCAGAAGTTCTTGAGCGTAATAAGCAATTCACATCGGCACCTTACAGTGGTTTTGTAAACCCTGTTCTTGTGGCAGAGAAAGATGATAATGGTGAAATAACCGCTATCAATGTAACGCAGCCAACTACTTTTGAAGGACAAATGTTGCGTTATGGTAAGGATTATGGTTTTCTTCCTTCGGAAAATTAA
- a CDS encoding DUF1684 domain-containing protein gives MKHLLTVLLCIATMSCAQEKTPIAGDTEFQRKINAEYKDATKSPLKNKDRKDFKGLDFFKFDSTFVVKASLERTPDSKWFKMQTTTSRVSDERIYGVLTFELKGQTHQLNIYQGKDLMSTEGFEDYLFLPFLDNTNGESTYGGGRYIDMKIPNANTVEIDFNRAYNPYCAYNEKYSCPIVPRENYLDIEVRAGVKKFHD, from the coding sequence ATGAAACACCTATTAACAGTTCTGCTATGTATTGCGACAATGAGTTGCGCTCAAGAAAAAACACCAATAGCTGGAGATACCGAATTTCAGAGAAAAATTAATGCGGAATATAAAGATGCTACCAAATCACCATTAAAAAATAAAGACCGAAAAGACTTTAAAGGACTCGATTTTTTTAAGTTCGATTCAACCTTTGTTGTAAAAGCGAGTTTAGAAAGAACACCAGATTCTAAATGGTTTAAAATGCAAACAACAACGAGTCGAGTTTCCGATGAACGCATTTATGGTGTATTAACTTTTGAATTAAAAGGACAAACTCACCAACTCAATATCTACCAAGGTAAAGATCTAATGTCAACGGAAGGTTTTGAAGATTACCTATTTCTTCCTTTTTTAGACAATACCAATGGAGAATCAACTTATGGTGGCGGACGTTACATAGACATGAAAATCCCAAATGCTAATACTGTTGAAATTGACTTTAACAGAGCTTACAACCCCTATTGTGCCTATAATGAAAAATATTCTTGCCCAATTGTGCCAAGAGAAAATTATTTAGATATAGAGGTTAGAGCAGGAGTGAAGAAGTTTCATGATTAG
- a CDS encoding branched-chain amino acid aminotransferase, which produces MSKNYTSNLHIEKAATSKIGDVNFADLTFGRTFTDHMFICDFVNGEWQQPKIMPYQAMSMDPSARVFHYGQAVFEGMKAYKDDEDRVFLFRPDQNFNRINKSCARLAMPEFPENYFFEGLTTLLNLDKEWVKSGVGNSLYIRPFAIAIDSAIAAAPSESYRFMIICSPAKAYYKGTVKVLIAEEFSRSANGGVGYAKAAGNYAAQFYPTNLAQKKGYQQVIWTDADTHTFLEEAGTMNVFFRIDDTLITAPTSDRILDGVTRKSLIQLAKDNDIKCEVRPIKVSEIVEASKNGSLKEIFGAGTAAVISPIEGFEYKENYYELPEINDQSYSSILKGKMLSIQHNLAEDKNGWRHEVK; this is translated from the coding sequence ATGTCAAAAAATTACACGAGTAACTTACATATAGAAAAAGCTGCAACATCAAAAATTGGTGATGTTAACTTTGCTGACTTAACTTTTGGAAGAACTTTTACAGATCATATGTTCATTTGTGATTTTGTAAATGGAGAGTGGCAACAACCTAAGATTATGCCTTACCAAGCAATGTCTATGGATCCTTCTGCACGCGTATTTCATTACGGTCAAGCGGTTTTTGAAGGTATGAAAGCTTATAAAGATGATGAGGATCGTGTGTTTTTATTTAGACCGGACCAAAACTTTAATCGTATCAACAAATCATGTGCTCGTTTAGCGATGCCTGAATTTCCAGAGAATTACTTTTTTGAAGGTTTAACCACACTTTTAAACTTAGATAAAGAATGGGTAAAATCTGGAGTTGGCAATTCATTATATATTAGACCTTTTGCGATTGCTATAGATTCTGCGATTGCTGCAGCACCTTCAGAGAGTTATAGATTTATGATCATCTGCTCTCCTGCAAAAGCATATTACAAAGGTACTGTAAAGGTTTTAATTGCTGAAGAATTTAGTCGCTCTGCCAATGGTGGTGTGGGATACGCTAAGGCTGCTGGAAACTATGCTGCGCAATTTTATCCAACAAATTTAGCTCAAAAGAAGGGTTACCAACAAGTCATCTGGACAGATGCCGATACACATACATTTTTAGAAGAAGCAGGTACTATGAACGTCTTTTTTAGAATTGATGACACATTAATTACTGCTCCAACAAGTGATCGTATTTTAGATGGTGTGACCCGTAAAAGTTTAATACAACTAGCTAAAGACAACGACATCAAATGTGAGGTAAGACCAATTAAGGTTTCAGAAATTGTGGAGGCTTCAAAGAACGGATCTCTTAAAGAAATATTTGGTGCAGGAACAGCTGCTGTAATTAGCCCAATTGAAGGTTTTGAGTATAAGGAAAATTATTATGAGCTTCCAGAAATTAATGACCAATCCTACTCTAGCATCTTAAAAGGCAAAATGCTAAGCATCCAACATAATCTTGCAGAAGATAAAAATGGATGGCGTCATGAAGTCAAATAA
- a CDS encoding SRPBCC family protein, with product MKALKYILFLLLILFIGFAIYIAVQPNEYEFNRSRIIKAPTPVAYNTVNDFKEWPRFSPWIEQDKNAVLAYKDTTSGVGAGYSWEGEDLGIGSMKTIDVLDNKMIEQEIEFVEPMESKSNIVWTFEPVEEGTKVTWAMKGKQDFMTKAYVAFAGSIEKNTAPDFERGLFKLDSIVKADMSKYTIDVEGITQHSGGFYIYNTTSAKMEDFKQKMQEMMPQVGGYAISNNITMAGKPFVIYHKWDLENNTVMFSCCVPTTSKIITSDPNVLTGQLEPFKAVKTTLKGDYSNLQEAWDKAMAYVKNNNLIQLETGIAIESYIKGPDDSPNPADWLTEIYLEVE from the coding sequence ATGAAAGCACTCAAATATATTCTCTTTTTACTACTCATTTTATTTATTGGTTTTGCAATTTATATTGCTGTCCAACCCAATGAATATGAATTTAACAGAAGTAGAATAATCAAAGCACCAACTCCCGTTGCTTATAACACCGTCAATGATTTTAAAGAGTGGCCACGATTTTCTCCATGGATTGAGCAGGATAAAAATGCAGTTCTTGCATATAAGGATACAACCTCTGGTGTAGGCGCAGGATATAGCTGGGAAGGCGAGGATTTAGGAATTGGCAGTATGAAAACAATTGATGTTCTCGACAATAAAATGATAGAACAGGAAATAGAATTTGTAGAACCTATGGAATCTAAATCTAATATTGTTTGGACATTTGAACCTGTAGAAGAAGGCACAAAAGTAACTTGGGCCATGAAAGGCAAACAAGACTTTATGACCAAAGCATATGTTGCATTTGCAGGCTCAATTGAGAAAAATACAGCGCCAGATTTTGAAAGAGGTCTATTTAAACTGGACAGTATTGTAAAGGCAGACATGAGTAAATACACTATAGATGTGGAAGGTATTACCCAGCACAGTGGCGGATTTTACATCTACAATACGACATCTGCCAAAATGGAAGATTTCAAACAAAAAATGCAAGAAATGATGCCACAAGTTGGTGGTTATGCTATTTCAAATAATATTACGATGGCAGGAAAACCATTTGTAATCTATCACAAGTGGGATCTAGAAAATAATACGGTGATGTTTTCTTGTTGCGTCCCAACAACATCAAAAATCATAACATCAGACCCTAATGTTTTAACAGGACAATTAGAGCCTTTTAAAGCTGTGAAAACTACGCTAAAAGGCGATTATTCTAATTTACAAGAAGCTTGGGATAAAGCTATGGCTTACGTCAAGAACAATAATTTGATCCAGTTAGAAACGGGAATAGCTATAGAATCTTATATTAAAGGACCGGATGATTCTCCAAATCCTGCAGATTGGCTTACTGAAATTTATCTTGAAGTCGAGTAA
- a CDS encoding nucleoside triphosphate pyrophosphohydrolase family protein: MKDKIDAVKAFHTAFKIGHRETPKADLGIDKNMLRYKLMREENEEYLEAANDNDLVEVADALGDMLYILCGTIIEHGLQHKIEEVFNEIQRSNMSKLGEDGEPIYREDGKVLKGPNYFKPHIKEILES, encoded by the coding sequence ATGAAAGATAAAATAGACGCTGTAAAGGCATTTCATACCGCATTTAAAATTGGCCATCGAGAAACTCCAAAAGCAGACTTAGGAATCGATAAAAATATGCTTCGCTACAAGTTGATGCGTGAAGAAAACGAAGAATATCTGGAAGCTGCAAACGACAATGACTTGGTAGAAGTTGCAGATGCGCTGGGCGATATGCTTTATATTCTCTGCGGTACAATTATTGAACATGGTCTCCAACATAAAATCGAAGAGGTATTTAACGAAATACAGCGCAGTAATATGAGTAAATTAGGTGAAGATGGTGAGCCTATTTATAGAGAAGACGGTAAAGTTTTAAAAGGCCCAAACTATTTTAAGCCTCACATAAAAGAGATTTTAGAATCCTAA